The proteins below are encoded in one region of Enhydrobacter sp.:
- a CDS encoding HEAT repeat domain-containing protein: MNPIIVQAEQYLNGLGPAIDLSVAVCDDYSRLLRGEHGKSLPHSGLLTLAASRGRVLLSGRGGAGKSTIMRRLVLDGAAAGYAVALIDLSQWDHAATAEWKFRRDGVREPIDFLLRRFGGGSTDIADLEFLPAGQGKLILIDGLNETPGSIADDILSSADQIASLIVNCSVVISDRLVRRRTNGDERWYFTMPLNVDSEVVRKLVDVEKLTPQAQRLLDSPFFVDKAIKGELKNSPLATIRDFVEHRGKLDAKGLAAAAEGAFAAYREDASRTFDRNRFPAEAGIRAAETLIEGGVLLELADGRVAFNHHWIHDYLASRHVASHSDLWAFARRHASLDALTFKANSFDAIAFVLEQLSAESKDEFLRAVFDWNPYAAGYALAEAEEIAPSNISDTLRTIILAMLAEKKFDRHFLSAQKAVDALELFSDDSAVSLRNANDLSELVAIIKDNPLHSEVFDRWRSVFAIGGGEAAPEALVNAVKEEDSIIGWTAANVLKRLELSPDQVMAIVDMGRHEQAVVRWRAVHVMGSLTDDQVRNALLDRLKNDEDENVRYGSIRSLVEQGSRSSDLATRLVGDIRPLLDVIAQWPRVMTELTRAVFLSRGCIPENWSSEIAKLFYARLDAASETTEIEAWSKLASDLRQHDRLAA; encoded by the coding sequence ATGAATCCAATAATCGTTCAAGCGGAGCAATATCTGAACGGCCTTGGACCAGCGATCGATCTCTCGGTCGCGGTGTGCGACGACTATTCTCGCCTGCTGCGCGGCGAGCATGGAAAGTCGCTGCCTCATTCCGGTCTGCTCACACTCGCGGCGAGCCGCGGAAGGGTCTTGCTTTCCGGAAGGGGCGGCGCCGGCAAGAGCACCATTATGCGCCGGCTGGTGCTGGACGGCGCGGCAGCAGGATATGCCGTTGCGCTGATCGATTTGTCACAATGGGATCATGCCGCCACGGCGGAGTGGAAATTTCGCCGTGATGGAGTCCGCGAACCAATCGATTTCCTGCTCCGCCGTTTTGGGGGCGGGTCAACAGACATCGCTGACCTGGAATTTCTGCCGGCCGGACAGGGGAAGCTAATTCTCATCGACGGGCTGAACGAAACCCCCGGTTCGATCGCGGATGACATACTGTCGAGCGCCGACCAGATCGCGTCCCTCATTGTCAATTGCTCTGTCGTGATATCGGATCGCTTAGTCAGGCGCCGGACGAATGGCGATGAGCGCTGGTACTTCACGATGCCTCTCAATGTCGATAGCGAGGTCGTTCGGAAACTGGTCGATGTCGAAAAGCTCACCCCGCAAGCGCAGCGTCTTCTCGACAGCCCCTTCTTTGTGGACAAGGCAATCAAGGGCGAGCTGAAGAACTCACCGCTCGCGACCATACGCGATTTCGTCGAGCATCGCGGAAAGCTCGACGCGAAGGGCCTTGCTGCAGCAGCAGAAGGAGCATTCGCAGCCTATCGCGAGGATGCGTCTCGAACCTTTGACCGCAACAGGTTCCCGGCGGAGGCCGGCATTCGGGCAGCGGAGACCCTGATCGAAGGCGGGGTGCTATTGGAGCTCGCCGATGGCAGAGTCGCATTCAACCATCATTGGATCCATGATTACCTAGCATCCCGCCACGTTGCGTCGCACAGTGATCTCTGGGCGTTTGCTCGTCGGCATGCTTCGCTCGACGCCCTTACCTTCAAGGCAAATTCGTTCGACGCGATAGCATTTGTCCTCGAGCAACTCTCAGCGGAATCGAAGGATGAGTTTCTAAGAGCAGTCTTTGATTGGAACCCGTACGCTGCTGGATACGCTCTGGCGGAAGCCGAGGAAATTGCACCTTCCAACATTTCAGATACGCTTCGGACGATCATTCTGGCGATGCTCGCGGAAAAAAAGTTCGACCGGCATTTTCTCTCTGCTCAGAAGGCAGTGGACGCACTTGAGTTATTCTCAGATGACAGCGCGGTGAGCCTTCGCAATGCGAACGACCTTTCGGAGCTGGTCGCGATAATTAAAGACAATCCATTACATTCGGAGGTGTTCGATCGTTGGCGATCAGTTTTCGCGATCGGGGGCGGCGAAGCAGCTCCTGAAGCGCTCGTGAATGCGGTGAAGGAAGAGGACTCCATTATCGGATGGACCGCGGCAAACGTCTTGAAGCGACTGGAATTGTCCCCTGACCAAGTTATGGCGATCGTCGATATGGGGCGTCATGAGCAAGCAGTTGTCCGATGGCGCGCGGTTCATGTCATGGGCAGCTTAACTGACGATCAAGTTCGCAATGCACTCCTTGACCGTCTAAAGAACGATGAGGATGAGAATGTACGTTATGGCTCGATTCGCTCCTTGGTAGAGCAAGGATCCCGCTCCAGCGATCTTGCCACCCGTCTGGTTGGGGACATTCGCCCTCTGCTGGACGTGATCGCCCAGTGGCCGCGGGTGATGACGGAATTAACACGGGCCGTGTTCTTATCCCGCGGCTGCATCCCCGAAAACTGGTCAAGCGAGATCGCGAAGCTGTTCTATGCACGACTAGATGCGGCATCCGAGACAACAGAAATTGAGGCGTGGTCGAAGCTTGCATCAGACCTGCGCCAGCATGATCGGCTTGCCGCGTGA
- a CDS encoding dCMP deaminase family protein has product MIPQPTERWDRRFLELASLIGGWSKDRSAGTGCVIVGSDRLLRSSGYNGFVRGIDDNIAERHERPAKYSWTEHAERNAIYNAARLGISLEGCTAYVNWFPCIDCARALVQAGIVRLVGLESNHLDSRWGAEFTFATEMLRESGVEIKLYDFPDLAARR; this is encoded by the coding sequence GTGATCCCGCAGCCGACAGAACGGTGGGACCGCCGTTTCCTTGAACTCGCGAGCCTCATCGGCGGGTGGAGCAAGGATCGGTCGGCTGGAACAGGCTGCGTGATTGTTGGGAGTGATCGCCTGCTGCGATCATCGGGGTACAATGGCTTTGTCCGTGGCATCGATGACAACATCGCCGAAAGACACGAGCGACCTGCAAAATATTCCTGGACCGAGCACGCAGAGCGGAACGCTATCTACAACGCCGCACGACTTGGCATTTCGCTGGAGGGATGCACTGCCTACGTCAATTGGTTTCCCTGTATCGATTGCGCCCGCGCGCTCGTCCAAGCGGGGATTGTCCGCTTGGTAGGTCTGGAATCTAATCACCTAGACAGCCGATGGGGTGCGGAGTTCACGTTTGCCACGGAAATGCTTCGAGAAAGCGGCGTGGAGATCAAGCTGTATGATTTTCCCGACTTAGCCGCGCGCCGGTAG
- a CDS encoding ImmA/IrrE family metallo-endopeptidase, translated as MSRPFRLMIARRGAEALLREEGITNLPVDPFALAASRDITVQGKSAGHDGVSGMLLRHGNNFGIFYATHIANEGFQRFSVSHELGHYFLEGHIDQLLKTGVHVSRAGFVTADPYELEADHFAAGLLMPETPFRMEMENHEPGLAAVDALAARCITSRTATAIRYAELTRAAVAIIVSTGGVIDYCFMSDAMKTLPKLSWLRKGTKLPIGTATARLADDPDQVRAGATVAHEADVRDWLGGTTKASVSEESVGLGGYGKVLTVLCSGAIGREEEDDEEDEDDLLERWTPRFR; from the coding sequence TTGAGCCGGCCGTTCCGCCTCATGATCGCGCGCCGCGGCGCCGAGGCGTTGCTCAGGGAGGAGGGCATCACGAACCTTCCGGTGGATCCGTTCGCCCTAGCCGCCAGCCGGGACATCACGGTCCAGGGCAAGTCCGCAGGGCATGACGGGGTATCGGGCATGCTGCTGCGCCACGGCAACAACTTCGGCATCTTCTACGCAACGCATATCGCCAACGAAGGCTTTCAGCGTTTCAGCGTGAGCCACGAGCTGGGGCATTATTTCCTCGAGGGCCACATCGACCAGCTTCTGAAGACGGGCGTGCATGTCTCGCGGGCCGGCTTCGTCACGGCAGACCCTTATGAGTTGGAGGCGGATCACTTCGCCGCCGGCCTGCTGATGCCTGAAACGCCCTTCCGTATGGAGATGGAAAATCACGAGCCGGGCCTCGCCGCCGTGGACGCCCTTGCCGCCCGCTGCATCACCTCGCGCACTGCGACCGCGATCCGCTATGCCGAACTGACCCGCGCCGCCGTCGCGATCATCGTCAGTACCGGCGGCGTCATCGACTATTGCTTCATGTCGGACGCGATGAAGACCCTGCCGAAACTCTCATGGCTGAGAAAAGGAACGAAGCTTCCCATCGGTACGGCCACCGCGCGGCTCGCCGATGACCCGGACCAAGTGCGCGCCGGCGCAACTGTCGCCCACGAGGCGGACGTACGCGACTGGCTGGGCGGGACCACGAAGGCGTCGGTCTCCGAGGAGTCGGTCGGCCTCGGCGGATACGGCAAGGTCCTGACCGTCCTTTGTTCGGGCGCGATCGGCCGCGAAGAAGAAGACGATGAAGAAGACGAGGACGATCTCCTTGAGCGATGGACGCCGCGGTTTCGATGA
- a CDS encoding helix-turn-helix transcriptional regulator: MNNEPSPSDIFRQRLREAREMRGYKQEQLAERAKMPATTVAHFEAGTRKPSFDSLRKLAIALEITTDYLMGRVDDPELAEAGDPLFRDVAKLSGNDREIAKDFLKMLAERSSKKDKRS, translated from the coding sequence ATGAATAACGAGCCGTCCCCCTCGGACATTTTCCGCCAGCGCCTTCGGGAAGCGCGCGAGATGAGGGGCTACAAACAAGAGCAACTGGCAGAACGAGCGAAAATGCCCGCAACCACCGTCGCCCATTTCGAGGCGGGCACGCGCAAGCCATCCTTCGACTCACTGCGCAAGCTCGCCATCGCGCTGGAGATTACCACGGACTACCTGATGGGCCGCGTCGATGATCCCGAACTTGCCGAGGCCGGCGATCCTCTGTTTCGCGACGTGGCGAAATTAAGCGGGAACGACCGGGAGATCGCGAAAGACTTCCTGAAGATGCTCGCGGAGCGCAGCAGCAAGAAGGACAAGCGTTCTTGA